The DNA window ttacgatttcaattttaaaaccaaaatcgaaccatttaataaatgattttacGGTTTGGATGTataatttcgatttcaaattcacatccttgatGTAATCACTGCCCTCACCTGATTTCTTACCAAGCGTGAACACATCTCAGTATAACGCATCATGAATATGAACTGTTGAGACAATAAAGAAGGTGGTTATGTCTCTGCAAACAATATACTGTTAAGTTGCTTTcgtcattgaaaaaaaaaatgtaagttgCCTCTAAGAAAGGCTGTGGGCTGTGAGTCAGGTAATTATAACCATCGGTGCAGAAACCCTTCTTCAACCGGCAGCTTAAGGGAAACTtagtacaagaaggaaagttcaAATTCTGTGGCTTTTAAATCCTATTTAGAGCTATAACCAAAGAATTCTGCTGTAGGGTCTTTAGTCGTCACCATCCCTGTTGCCCTTTTGTCATGAGTGTAGAGTGGACTTGACTGAGGAGTGGAGTTGGGTTCCGCAAGCTCTCAACCATTGGGCCATATCTATGATTTTACTTGGTAGTATTTTGTGAACGGAAAAGGTTGTCAAGAAGCCACTGAAGGAGTCTTAATCCCATGAAATGATTTCATTGCCCCTTATTTGTGAAACTGTTCTATCTCTTCACACTATTTCCTTCCTCACCTGATTTGACGAGCTCTCTTCTGCAACTATGCCGCTCGCTTAGAGAACACTTCCCCTCTACGTAATTACCACcacctttcatttttttttttttttttgataagacaCCACCTTTCATCTAAATGTACATATCTCAAGagtcaaattatttttttggagtaCTACACGTGTCCATACGAAAAAGATGAGGTCGTTAGTAGATAGGGAGACCCTTAGCCAGGGCAATAACAATATACATTTGTGTGGATTAAGTTTTCTTTGACTCGCTGGAGAAAAGAATGATTCTATTATTAGACTTTTatgctatcatttttttttccatttaatatGGCATTAGATAAAGAAAACATCGTTCTGTATAGGGTTAGATCTCTATGGTGATAAGAGATTAAAGAAAATCTAGGTCCCATTTGTGTCAATCTAATTAGTGTTTTTGTTGTCATTTATTTCTATAAAATGACACATTGGTTGTTTCGCAAATTTCATGAGTGTGAGACTCTGGTTTTTACAActttaaaacaaaaattgtaGTGGTGTACAAAACTTGAAAGTACATAATTAATTCATAAATATACAATACAGATGAAAGATggttttcattttaaatttttttaatattattcacAGAAAATGTTCTTGTCCATATACAATTGCCACCTATGGAGAACACCGACATCATCACACCCCACTCAGTCATACctaaatatgattttgttttGTTAGGTACAGTAACAAGTACcagaatgacaaaaaataaaaaataaattttaaaaagtgAAAATGGTTGGTGTCTTATCGGTACACTCaccctctgtctctctctttcttcttatctTTTGGAAAGGTCTCCTCTACCTCTTTCATCTCAATCCTTTCATTGGTTAAACCATTAGTTTTTTATAAATCGACCATTAGTTTTTTATAAATCGACAACTCACCTAATCGGATCTaaacaaatgaaacccaaattttATACAAAATATTTGAGTATGCAAAGGTCTCATCATGAGTTATGCAGCTGAGAACATACATGGTCTTAAAAATCAGATCCGAGAGAACTTTTTGTGCTACACTACAGCCATCAACTACCACATAACCTATCCATCCATACAAGTCtttttttcaaatatgaaaGCAAATGCACCCAATAGACGAGCAATAAACGCAACATCTCTATTAGAAaagaataagggaaaaaaaatctaaaataatcaTTAATGCTTAAACATTTACTGGGAAAAGATTGGGTACGTcatcgatatcaagtatgctagcactcattatatctatctttctcttcattttttttcagaaatgacACTCATGTCCTTtttgaatgatactccatcatgtgattggtgttatccgctagcatacttgatatcggtggcatacctatccctcttccCTTATTTGGAAAAGGTTGAGTATGTCGCCAATATCAAATATGCTAACACCCGTTATGTCTATCGATACAATATCTCAATCCATATAAACAGATATATTTGCAGATATTGTTAGGACTGGAAATACATTCTTGTATTTTCCTCCACGAATCTTTTACTGATTCAATTACAAGTcttattcaaaccaaaagatttaaaaaaaaaaaaaaaaaaaaggcttttttttttttttcttctttggtgaAATATATAAATTCATATAAACAGATATAATTCCAATGGATCCAAATTTTGGGCAATGAAGTAAGTCAGTGGATGGACACACAATTATAGGATAGGGCCAAAATAAAATTGAAGTGTTGAAAAAACAGGGCTGATCACTGACACACACCATATTAATACATATGCATTCATTGCGTATATGTACTGTGAGTAGTTGGGAGTAGATAACTGGTCAATAAATGAGATTATCACAACATATAAATTGAATGAACTGATCCATCCACATTCAATTCAAAAAGCTTTGCAATCATAAACTCTGGGACGGCAAATTGGTTGCGCTGCATTTATAGTTGATGCAATTGAAATTAATAGGAGAACTTATAAGTCATTTCACTCCCaacttcttccctctttctatttctgaaaaaaaaaaaaaaaattaaaaaatatgtaGTTACCAATGAGTTTGGGAAACTTTAACAAGAAAGTGAAAGTACAAGACACTTACTAGTGCTCATAATTTTGATTTCTTGCAAAAACTTAACTTTCAATCTCCACAGGCCAGGTAACATGAAGGGGACACATTAATATGACAAGCTATTCTAAACCTCGGACAAAGATTGCAAGTTTTAGGTTGGACTAATGGTTGGTTcagtttatttttttggattagtaatatcaaaatttatttaaaagatGTAAAATTACAATCTAAGATGCTCAGAGTCATCCTTTACAATGTTACAAAGATCAACTGGGAATTCTGTAGGATATATATAAtagtttcatcaaaaaaaatcccaattgcATAGAGGCTATAGAGCTAGTAGTTTGTTCCACacatcccccttttttttttttttttttttttttttttgtgagttGGAAggttggtggggggggggataaaaatcgtctgtttttcttgtgttttgctagttgcagaagatgacacgTGTCCAATTCatcatcaacggtcaagattaattcaGTTGGGTGAGGGTTATTACATCCAGTTTGGTTTTCAACTCAATCTTGGCCGTTCACTTAAAGTAATGCCACATGTCGtcttctgcaggtagcaaaacaagaaaaacatggatgaagaaaaacagacgatttttttccgggGGGGTGTTACATCAGTACATGGGATATCATTAAGGCTATActtttttcaagtttcaataggaaaagaatttttaaatatcaaattttattttgtattgctttactattttttttttttttaatatccatGATAATGAACTATGTTTAAGGATGGATGAGTGAagaaataaatccaacaatatGATGGGTTTAGTTTTCTCCATTAATGACTAATGTTTCATAGACCAAGAAgccattaatatatatatatatatatatatttttgggtgattcttgtaaggtatttttttaaaaatgaaaGTAATTTCTTAATATTTTGATTATGTAGCTTTCTATCAATGCAATATCTTTTGCTTTTGAGTGATTCTTGTAAGATATATCCCATTGAAACATAACAAAAATTCATAACCACACTCCTTGTAGCATCAAAGAAGACAGAAGGAAAACAACTACAGATAACTTTAGGTTCTATAAGTAATCCCTAATCCTCCTGTATATGTCAAAATCAAGAAAACAGCCAAGTTATCCCTATTCTACAATTAGGGTTATGTTTTTAACTCAATTAATGAACAAGTCAGGTTTGTGTGATTGGTTCTTTCCTTGCTAAACATAATACTGCCAACCCAACCAGAGTCATCGCCACCTTTAACATATCAATATCACACTGTTGTCTTAAAACCCAAAagggaaaatagaaaagaagaaagaaccgACCACACATGTATCATACTAGCCAAAAACTAGTACAACTTGAAGGTGTGGACAAGGTTTTTGAAAGGAAAATGTACAACTAAGCACTTGTGCTACTTTCTTGTCTAGATGTGCTTTGCCCTTTGCAATATATGTACAGTTCttggaactctctctctctctctctctctctctctctctctcttactttttAGAATTCAAAATACACAATTTATCAGAATAGTGGTTGTATAAAGGGCTAGCTAGCATGGAAGCTCTATCATTCTATAGCATTCAGAAGTACTCAAAGATCTCTCTTTGGTAGATCTACCACAGTTACCTTTTTTTCAGCAAACTCATGGATTATCTGAATGGAAAGGGAGGGATTGTGGAAGCTCTAAACGCCAAAGTTTATGGCAATGGAACAGAAACTCTTGTTCTCTCTCACGGGTTTGGTGCAGACCAGACTGTATGGCACTATATCCTCCCTTACCTTGCATGCTACTTCAAGGTGGTGGTATTCGACATGGTATTCTCAGCAAATGTCAATCCTCAGCTGTACAATCCTCATAGATATTCAAAATTTGATTCCTATGCAGAAGACCTTATTTGTCTTCTTGACCAGCTCAATGTGACCAAGTCTATCTACTTGGGTCACTCCATGTCTGCCATGATTGGATGCATAGCTGCAACACATAGgccacacctttttaaacacctGATCTTACTTGGCGGCTCtccaaggtctctctctctctctaagtgtCTTTTAATTACCTCAACCATTAGTTTAATTGTAACATCTTATCTGCAGGTACCTCAAttcaaaagggtattttgggggcTTGGACAGATCAGATGCTGAGATGATTTTCAAATCGATAAAGCAAGATTACCCTGAATGGGTGAAGGATCTTTCTACAAAGGCTGTTGGGGTTAGTGATACAGCCTCAATTCATGAATTTGAGTACAGTTTGGGGAGAATGAAACCCAATATTACACTCCATGTTGCTAAAACTGTGTTCTTGAGTGACCTTAGATGGGTGTTGAGACATGTTAAGATACCTTGCACCATCATCCAATCTGAAAGGGACTTTGTTGTTCCAATCTGGGTTGCAGATTATATGAAATGTAAGCTTGGTGATGACACAAAGGTTGAGATATTGAAGACAGAAGGGCACCTTCCTCAGCTCACAGCTTATCCTTTGCTTTTGAACGTATTAAAGAGAGTACTTTATATTAATTGATTAACATAAAGAGGGTATTTAGAAATCTCTCTTATTTGTTCTTCTTTATGAGTGCATCAGTAGTAGATTCACTGAATTAGATGATCTTGGCTACATTGATTACCAAGGATCTGTAAAGTGTGATTCCCTCTTATAAAATACCCTCAAGAAATGATCTAAAGTGTTTTATCTTTCTATTGATCGATGCCTATGTAATGACTGCTTCCAAACGATTGTTATGGAgtaaataaaggaaaagtatGACAAAATATTGCACCCTGATGATATAATCTCCTTGACTTAGTTTTTCATTCCCTTAATTTGAGTGACCCATTAGTAGTAATAGCTTACATAGTTTATACTTTGCCACACATAATTCTGGAAGGGTGTGTGAGACAAGGAGTAGTAAAGGGATAAGATAATGAATATTTTTCAGCTGGAGTGATTCAATTTACTGAGATCATTCCTGAATCTGAATGAGattgaattatctaaaagacccattTTCATTTAGCTACTTCACAAATTGGCAGACAACCATGGTAATTTCCCAGTTGATAGGCTTCACTACCACTGGTTCCTCTGTCCAGATCAAGGTTGTATATGACTTAATTTTAGCCTAAGCAACAGTGATATGGCTTTCATGACCACTGGACTCCTTATCTA is part of the Macadamia integrifolia cultivar HAES 741 chromosome 9, SCU_Mint_v3, whole genome shotgun sequence genome and encodes:
- the LOC122088799 gene encoding strigolactone esterase D14-like encodes the protein MDYLNGKGGIVEALNAKVYGNGTETLVLSHGFGADQTVWHYILPYLACYFKVVVFDMVFSANVNPQLYNPHRYSKFDSYAEDLICLLDQLNVTKSIYLGHSMSAMIGCIAATHRPHLFKHLILLGGSPRYLNSKGYFGGLDRSDAEMIFKSIKQDYPEWVKDLSTKAVGVSDTASIHEFEYSLGRMKPNITLHVAKTVFLSDLRWVLRHVKIPCTIIQSERDFVVPIWVADYMKCKLGDDTKVEILKTEGHLPQLTAYPLLLNVLKRVLYIN